The following proteins are encoded in a genomic region of Maylandia zebra isolate NMK-2024a linkage group LG1, Mzebra_GT3a, whole genome shotgun sequence:
- the LOC112430444 gene encoding uncharacterized protein LOC112430444, whose amino-acid sequence MEEKLISAVANHPELYDASSYFYRDRNKKDLAWRHISEEIGQPEDICRRKWKSLRDTYNKEKRSEKEKRSGSAAGSGRRWKFFAVMGFLDPFLTPRETSGNMVRTVENFSPEDQGQPEEAAGECQSEESSYHAAESSPVASPDSPVPGPSTPAAAPTGPQRRRARRRSREGSQDGPSAVELAILESLKRPRPSATEYFLLGLVPALESMPPQTREFVKFQIHKLVFDNSTAVLNLETLDPNDQ is encoded by the exons ATGGAGGAAAAGCTGATCAGCGCCGTGGCTAACCACCCCGAGCTATATGATGCCAGCTCCTATTtctaccgagacaggaataaaaaggacctagCTTGGAGACACATAAGTGaggagatcgggcaacctg AGGACATCTGCAGGAGAAAGTGGAAGAGCCTCAGGGACACATATAATAAGGAGAAGAGGTcagagaaggagaagaggagtGGGTCTGCAGCAGGATCGGGGAGGAGATGGAAGTTCTTCGCGGTCATGGGGTTTCTGGACCCCTTCCTCACCCCGCGGGAGACCAGCGGAAATATGGTGCGGACCGTGGAGAACTTCTCCCCCGAGGACCAGGGACAGCCCGAAGAGGCAGCAGGGGAGTGTCAGTCAGAAG AGTCAAGTTATCATGCAGCAGAGTCCTCCCCTGTTGCTTCTCCTGACTCCCCAGTCCCTGGTCCCTccactcctgctgctgcacccacag gcccacagaggaggagagctCGAAGGCGGTCGAGGGAAGGGTCCCAGGATggtccatcggcggtggagctggctATCCTGGAGTCCCTAAAGAGGCCACGCCCGTCTGCAACAGAGTATTTCCTCCTcggccttgttcctgctctggagagcatgcCGCCTCAGACACGAGAATTCGTGAAATTCCAAATTCATAAATTAGTTTTTGACAACAGCACAGCTGTGCTAAATTTGGAAACATTGGACCCTAATGATCAGTAG
- the LOC143421503 gene encoding G2/M phase-specific E3 ubiquitin-protein ligase-like, with the protein MAIVLHDTETPDHSRHNVQEPEVISGLHENHTAHSSRHGLQEPEVNREEFYIDSAESEVSDLDEAVLASPEQNDSHDEMDLATVMKDFQETHLDTSNYCAIIARRRKILHSACMALSKSYFAWHKLPNIEFVGEMADDYGGPRREFFRLLMVETQNSLGIFEGKPGSLLFSYSQQLLSSNKFYTAGKLIAWSIAHNGPGPRCINRHLFCMMCGQKTSLDDFDVEVFMDEDVKQNIEKVSSCSTPEDLADLKSHLGDWIAGCGIPDIYTATLLDVKRIRGEIVSHFAFHRVASMIQQFVAGMDSCGRFWQMVKRCWKQFLPVFTNAGNKLTRNSFQDLFTIGWSPAGSNRREEEEATIFQWEWWLMAIQEREVDHTFEELLVFITGADLLPPLGFPQSCNIDFYDQESGMRRIPYTSTCSLSLYLPRGVADEDQFKDLMNDALKGSLGFGKV; encoded by the exons ATGGCAAT TGTGCTGCATGACACCGAGACACCTGACCATAGCAGGCACAATGTACAGGAGCCAGAGGTTATCAG TGGTCTGCATGAAAACCATACAGCTCATTCTAGTAGGCATGGTCTCCAGGAACCAGAGGTTAACAG GGAAGAGTTTTACATCGACTCTGCAGAGTCAGAAGTATCAGACCTGGATGAGGCTGTCCTGGCTTCCCCTGAACAAAATGACTCACAT GACGAGATGGACCTTGCGACTGTGATGAAAGATTTCCAGGAAACTCATCTTGACACCAGCAATTATTGTGCAATAATAGCCCGACGTAGGAAAATCCTACATAGTGCCTGCATGGCACTTTCCAAGTCATATTTTGCCTGGCATAAATTGCCAAATATTGAATTTGTTGGTGAAATGGCCGATGATTATGGAGGCCCAAGGCGGGAATTTTTTCG ATTACTTATGGTCGAAACTCAGAATTCCCTAGGGATTTTTGAGGGGAAGCCTGGCAGTCTGTTGTTCAGCTATAGCCAGCAGTTGCTGTCAAGCAACAAGTTTTATACAGCTGGTAAACTGATTGCTTGGTCGATAGCACACAATGGGCCAGGGCCACGGTGTATCAACAGACACCTGTTCTGTATGATGTGTGGCCAGAAGACATCTCTTGATGACTTCGATGTAGAGGTCTTCATGGACGAAGACGTCAAACAGAACATAGAAAAG GTTTCCAGCTGCAGCACCCCAGAAGACCTGGCAGACTTGAAAAGTCACCTTGGGGACTGGATTGCAGGCTGTGGTATCCCTGACATCTACACTGCCACACTACTTGATGTTAAGAGGATAAGGGGCGAGATTGTATCTCATTTTGCGTTTCACAG GGTTGCCAGCATGATTCAGCAGTTTGTTGCCGGTATGGACTCATGTGGTCGGTTCTGGCAAATGGTGAAGAGATGCTGGAAGCAGTTCCTTCCTGTATTTACAAATGCAGGAAATAAACTTACAAGGAACAGCTTCCAGGATCTCTTCACCATTGGATGGAGTCCAGCTGGAAGTAACAGACGTGAAGAAGAGGAAGCAACCATCTTTCAGTGGGAATGGTGGCTTATGGCCATTCAGG AGCGAGAGGTGGACCACACATTTGAAGAGCTCCTCGTCTTTATAACTGGGGCTGACTTACTTCCACCACTGGGGTTCCCACAGTCCTGCAACATCGACTTCTACGATCAGGAGTCAGGGATGCGGCGTATCCCGTACACATCAACGTGCAGCTTATCCCTGTATCTCCCAAGAGGTGTTGCAGATGAAGATCAATTCAAAGATCTTATGAATGATGCCTTAAAAGGATCCCTGGGATTTGGAAAGGTGTAG